The proteins below come from a single Myripristis murdjan chromosome 10, fMyrMur1.1, whole genome shotgun sequence genomic window:
- the ints10 gene encoding integrator complex subunit 10 has product MSAQKDCEFLVKRARELVSEDPCAAKAWLITARTLYPADFNIQYEMYIIERNAERTASAGRLLYDMFINFPEQPIVWREISVITAALRSDCQDKHAQFLRGLFETLPGRVQCEMLLKATEQCFNTLEKAEMLLLLLKRFPESVVQHGVNLGETLLEAEASENLETPVNCFRKLFVCDVLPLIINNVDMRLPASLLQKYMLKAAEFYIGYVTRGPSPDGQMQGSQEVGSLKSPGVSRGSQRYVIDGLSEKSSVVAEPWERLLDILAVVGARCEWQGDKGQRSYVDMLQRVKELCCYLPGLEGETRSRCCSQVVICAALVLFRSAFLYVSTVQPALFQGVNALSSGPWILLEDLSSVYSDVEVERGAVKHAHKKRKLADGREKTMSSDDEEGLSKGRGRHILVNKTEMPSWSETLDSFRTARESWDLLHSHDGLETEFKKICASWKTDSWLWFRIFLTDMIIYQGQYRKALSSLHQMTAVQQPQPGQQSPSGQASLEHHRALIQQASCHYALGEYRMACEKLLDVVSGLVPPNQEPVKTPEEQGKVKSKTRKGNDLRLLPCTSKAILPFCLQLMLACFKLRAFTDNRDDLSLGHVVVLLQYDWPQGEMLFLKAVDKICQQGSFQYENFFNYVTNIDMLEEFAYLRTPEGGRIQLELLPNQGMLIKHHTVTRGITKGVKEDFRLAMERQVSRCGENLLSVLHRFCINEKIIIIQSLP; this is encoded by the exons ATGTCAGCGCAAAAAGACTGTGAGTTCTTGGTGAAGAGAGCCCGGGAGCTTGTCTCCGAGGACCCGTGTGCGGCTAAAGCCTGGCTCATCACCGCCCGGACCCTCTACCCCGCCGACTTCAACATACAG tATGAAATGTACATCATCGAGCGGAATGCAGAGAGGACAGCATCGGCTGGCAGACTGCTGTACGACAT GTTTATAAACTTTCCAGAGCAGCCCATTGTGTGGCGTGAGATCAGTGTCATCACAGCTGCCCTGCGCAGTGACTGTCAGGACAAACATGCGCAGTTCCTACGAG GGCTTTTCGAGACGCTGCCTGGCCGCGTGCAGTGTGAGATGCTGCTGAAGGCCACAGAGCAGTGTTTCAACACTTTGGAAAAGGCTGagatgctgctgctcctccttaAGCGCTTCCCAGAGTCTGTGGTCCAACATGGG GTCAATCTGGGAGAGACACTGTTGGAAGCAGAGGCGTCAGAAAACTTGGAGACTCCTGTCAATTGCTTTAGAAAACTTTTCG TGTGTGATGTCCTTCCTTTGATTATAAACAATGTGGACATGCGCTTGCCAGCCAGCCTGCTGCAGAAGTACATGCTGAAAGCAGCTGAATTCTACATTGGCTATGTCACCCGTGGACCCTCACCTGACGGACAGATGCAGG GCTCTCAGGAAGTGGGGTCTCTAAAGTCCCCTGGAGTGTCTCGTGGCTCCCAGCGTTATGTGATCGACGGCCTGTCGGAGAAGTCCTCGGTGGTGGCCGAACCGTGGGAGAGGCTGCTCGATATCCTTGCGGTTGTGGGTGCACGCTGCGAGTGGCAGGGTGACAAGGGACAGAG GAGTTACGTGGACATGCTGCAGAGGGTGAAGGAGCTGTGCTGCTACCTGCCTGGTCTGGAGGGAGAAACCAGGTCCCGTTGCTGCAGCCAGGTGGTGATCTGTGCTGCGCTCGTCCTGTTCCGCAGTGCCTTCCTCTACGTCTCTACTGTGCAGCCTGCGCTCTTCCAGG GTGTGAATGCATTGAGTTCAGGGCCATGGATCCTTCTGGAGGATCTGAGTTCGGTGTACAGTGATGTAGAGGTGGAGCGAGGAGCCGTGAAACATGCGCATAAGAAACGCAAATTGGCAGATGGGAGAGAGAAGACGATG AGCTCAGATGATGAGGAAGGTTTGAGTAAGGGTCGCGGTCGACACATTTTGGTGAACAAGACTGAGATGCCCAGCTGGTCGGAGACTCTGGACAGCTTCCGCACAGCGAGGGAGAGCTGGGACCTCCTCCACTCGCACGACGGCCTGGAGACTG AGTTCAAGAAGATTTGTGCCTCATGGAAGACAGACAGCTGGCTGTGGTTCAGAATATTCCTCACTGACATGATCATATACCAG GGTCAGTACCGTAAGGCTCTCTCCAGCCTGCATCAGATGACTGCGGTGCAGCAGCCTCAGCCTGGGCAGCAAAGCCCCTCAGGTCAAGCCAGCCTGGAGCACCACAGGGCTCTCATACAGCAGGCCTCCTGCCACTATGCACTGGGAGAATACagg ATGGCCTGTGAGAAGCTGCTTGATGTTGTCAGTGGGCTGGTGCCCCCAAATCAGGAGCCAGTGAAGACCCCTGAGGAGCAGGGAAAAGTCAAGAGCAAAACAAGGAAAG GTAATGACCTGAGATTGCTTCCCTGCACCAGTAAGGCCATCTTGCCCTTCTGTCTACAGCTGATGCTGGCCTGCTTCAAA CTCCGTGCCTTCACAGACAATCGTGACGACCTGTCCCTTGGTCATGTGGTGGTGCTCCTGCAGTATGACTGGCCACAGGGTGAGATGCTGTTTCTGAAGGCAGTGGATAAGATCTGCCAGCAGGGCAGCTTCCAGTATGAGAATTTCTTCAACTATGTCACGA ACATTGATATGCTTGAGGAGTTTGCCTACCTGCGTACTCCAGAAGGAGGGAGGATCCAACTCGAGCTGCTACCCAATCAGGGAATGTTAATCAA GCACCACACAGTGACTCGAGGAATCACCAAAGGAGTGAAGGAGGATTTCCGTCTGGCCATGGAGAGACAGGTGTCACGCTGTGGGGAGAACCTGCTCAGTGTCCTCCACCGCTTCTGCATCAATGAgaagatcatcatcatccagtCTCTTCCTTGA